A genome region from Diadema setosum unplaced genomic scaffold, eeDiaSeto1 scaffold_63, whole genome shotgun sequence includes the following:
- the LOC140245923 gene encoding elongator complex protein 5-like, producing the protein MTSLIKQIVSGSECSSSILIQDTVEHSGRHILRCFIKEIAKRVDEVHLFAFDRTPDALLAGSDPETRLKVTCHDGWTDPQGWNQASVTSCKHNLVRFTSDKDLVDHVRDTRRKESKVLAVVVDSLT; encoded by the exons ATGACCAGCCTAATAAAGCAGATAGTATCAGGATCTGAATGTAGTAGTTCGATTTTGATTCAAG ATACAGTGGAGCATAGTGGGCGGCACATATTGAGGTGTTTCATCAAAGAAATAGCAAAACG AGTGGATGAGGTGCACCTGTTtgcgtttgaccgcaccccagATGCCCTCCTGGCAGGCTCCGATCCTGAGACCAGACTAAAGGTCACGTGTCATGATGGGTGGACAGATCCTCAGGGGTGGAACCAAGCCAG TGTGACATCGTGCAAGCATAACCTGGTCCGCTTCACATCCGACAAGGACTTGGTCGATCACGTCCGTGACACAAGGAGGAAGGAGAGCAAAGTTCTTGCCGTGGTCGTCGACTCCCTCAC